Genomic DNA from Solanum dulcamara chromosome 4, daSolDulc1.2, whole genome shotgun sequence:
CGTTAAATTGAGACACATGTCGAGTCCCTTTCGATTAATTTGTATGTCTactcttcaaattttgaacctcttaatgaaaattctgactgAGCCACTAAATAATGATATTATAGAGATTGAAAGGAAAGTATTTTAGTTCGCAGAAAGACTTTCCATCAACATTTGATGTTTTTGATAAGAATAATTTAATTCGAGAAGAATGATATTAAAACACGAAGCAGATTAATAATTTCAAGGACAACGAAGTACATACACTAATATACGTATCAAAACTAGCTACACAAGATTCGTTGCTCATTTCATCACTAATCTATTTTTATCTTTcctaaaataaagaagaagaaaaaaaaggagtcaagtccaaaataaaaaattcttcaTAATTCAACCAGTTTTTCAAACTTGAAAAATGCAACCTCaagttaaattaaaaaaattaactataatataatcaaacaattttcttgagaaaaataaaaaaaatattgtatgtctAAGCGGACTCCAAAattcttttattaataaaatatttgttgaaaatatttttattgttgtgaaataataataaaataccaAGGCaatattttatatcaaattaatgtaCAATGTTTTATTTCTCTTCAACCTGAGGAACATATGAACTAAATTGATTTcctatttataaaaaaagaagaagctggCTGCGAGGCTTTTTAGAAGTTGTTGACACGCTGCCTACTTGAGCTACTTGCAAGCTGCCTGATTGTATGCCTGAAGAAGCTACTGACAAACTACCTATTTGAGTTTCTTGCAAGTTGTCTACTTGATTGCAAGTTTGAAGACGCCATGACAAAGCTGTCTATTGAGCTTCTCGCAAGTTGTTTGTTTGATTGCAAggttattcaaaaaaattatgtatacaCACATTCACAATACCatgtatttataatattttcaatttatatgacatacTTTTCTTTTCGCTCAATCCCTCAAAGAATGACacattttttatttgtaaatattcaataatattATCAAAAACATTTCACTCATATTGAATCTCatttatttggaaatttttttacaaagatatactcttttatttaaaaatttatttattttaataataaaattttctcatatttcttATATTTCGTACTCGATCAAATTACCACACAAAATTGGTGGGGAGGGAGTCCCTTTTATCCCTTGATGAGGATATGATTGAATTTACTCCAATTAGTATTGATAGAACTATTGAAAACATTTCTAAATTTCGTGTGAACTATTAGTTTTATCTTCAAATTATTAAAGCCTTAAAAATATCTCTTTATTTGATTAACTGAACTtaaatacattttttattttgtaatatgAGTGAAATACAACTCTAAATTCTGGTCAAGTTTAGAAtattttcaatacttctctcaattttttattaAGAGTCTCATACTTAAGAATTTGAGATCACTTACTATATCAGGTATATTTTTAAGACTgtcaataatttaaaaataaaatttataatttatgtcAAGTTTAAGAGTGATTTTGATATAGTGTTTTGGTTGCATAACCTGGGACGAATATGTTACATTGAATTTGACGTTATAAGAAAGCAACAATCTCAGTTTTCCAAGTCCAATACCATAATGACTAGACGACAATACTACTGAAAAAAACACACGTTCCCCTCCTACATTGCTTACTTTCTACTAttaaattttactattttttctcTGTATTAAGGTCGTTTTCAGTGTTGTGGCTAGTAGCACTGGTAGGATTTCTGAGACCCCATTTCCATTAATCTGTTTCTAAGGTCATAAAGAAGTGTCCTTTTTTCACTCTGTTACTTCAAGATTGGCTGAAATTCTCATGGTTTTTTTGTTATTGACAATTGGATTCACTTCTATGGGCCTCTGTTAAAGTGGGTTTTCGTTTGAAAGCACAAATTCTTGATTATCCAGAAGGAAATTCTgcatgtttattttatttttgtgactTTGGGTACTTGGGGTTTGAGATAATTCTTTTTGGTGATTTGGgtatctttctttttcttcattggtTGCTTGTGTTGTTTGTTTCAGTCACAAAGGTTTAGAAATTTGCAGGTGAGTTTTGTGCTTACTGTCTAAACCAGCATATTTTTGAGTGATTTTGGAGAAAGATTGaatcttgtttttattttttttaacttgggTAATGGAGTGTAATTGCTGTAAGTATTGTGGAAATGAATTGTTGTGGATGCAAATTGTAGAGTAAGAGGAAGCAGTTTTTACTGCATCTTTGGGGATCTTGATTTGAAAAAATCAAGTATAGAGCAAGTATTGCTGAGCTTTTGATATTATATAGTGAATGGTGTAAATTTAGTCAGCTTTTGGTGGTTTGTTTTACAAAGTGTTTGAAATTTGCAGCTGAGTTCGGTTTTGGACATAAAACTAAAATCTTGAGTACTGTGAAACAACATACTTTTGAGTGACTTTGGAGAAAGATTGaatcttgtttttgtttttcaaaaatctttGGTTTTCAACTTGGATAATGAAGTGTAATTGATGTAAGTATTGTGGAGGTGAATTGTTGTGGTGCAAATTGTAGAATAAGAGGAAGAAATTTTACACTCTACCCTCattagaccccacttgtgggaacacactgggtttgttgttgttgttattaggGATCTTGATTTGGAATAATCAATTATAGAGCAAGTAGTAGAGTTCTTGGACTGCTGGTATATCAAATGATGTTTGCAGATTTTGATAGTACTATATAGTGAATGGTGTAAATTTTAGTTAGTTTTTGGGTGGTGAGAATTGGAGATGTCAATTGTTTCACCCTCTCCAAGTTCTTCTACAACATTTGCAGCTCCACCAACTGCTTTGAATTCTCCAGCACCTATATCTCAGCCCAATGAAAACTCATCTACAATTGCATCTCCACAATCTGCTCCTCCTATAGCACCACTGCCACAATCCCCTCCTCCTCCAACAGATATAACACTGCCTCCTCCAGCCTCATCtccacaacaacaaccaccaacTTTTACTCCAACACCTCCTGCAGAATCTGCTCCTCCAATTATTAGTCCGCCACCTACACCGTCCGGGCCGCCTGCTAGCAGCTTAACACCACCTCCATCTTCTAGTCCACCTGCTAGTTCACCAGAACCTCCATCATCCAGCACACCAAGTAGACCACCACCATTACCACCTCAACCAGAACCAACTCGTCCTGCAAGTTCACCTCCACCACCATCGACGCGTCCCCCTGCATTGTCGCCTCCTCATTCATCAACACTCCCCCCTGCATTGTCACCTCCTCATTCATCAACACTCCCTCCTGCATTGTCACCTCCACCACCTGTGCAAAATCCAAGAACTTCTCCAGCACCACGATCTCCAGGGAATCCATCTCCTGAACCTCCTAAAAGGTCATCACCTTCACCACCATCATCCAAGCCTCCTGTGAATGCACCTCCAGCTAAGCCACCACGAAATACTCCAGATTCGCCAGCCTTGGTCCCTCCGAAAAAGTCACCCCCTTCGCCAGCTGCATTACCTCCTAGTAATTCAGCATCTCTACCAAAACCTACAGTACAATCGTCATCACCTCAATCGTCCAATGGTGCACAGCCTTCTCTTACTACTCCTTCACGATCATTTCCTTCAGGTGACACTCCTACGTCCAGTAACAGTTCAGCAGTCAAATCAAAGGATACAGGGAATGGAGGCATTGGTACTGGAGGGTCCATTGCAATTGGCATCATACTTGTGTTTCTGTTGTTTGGTATCATTGGAGCAGCGGGATGGTGTATATGGAAGCGAAAGAAAAAAGGTTCAGGCCTGAGTGGTGGTTATATCTTGCCAGCAACTTTGGTCTCCTCTCCAAAATCAGGTACTGTTTGGATACTGTCAAATCATTGTTGTAGTGTGTTAATTCATGTTTTAGATGCTGCAAGCACCATTTATGTAATCTTTAAGTCGTTCAGATCTTTTGAAATGCAATCTGAGTAGATGTGCAAATACATTTCAGGTACTGCCTCATTAAAGGTTCAAGAATCAACACCTGAGATTGGAAATGGAGCTGGCTCCGATATTGAGAACGCTCCAGGAAACACTGGTGGATTAGGGCATTCAAAGCCATGGTTTACTTATCAAGAACTACTTGAAGCTACTAATCGATTTTCGGAGCATAATCTATTGGGTGAGGGTGGATTTGGTTCCGTGTACAAGGGATGCCTAGCGAATGGTAGAGATGTAGCAGTAAAGAAGCTTAATATTAATGGGAGCCAGGGGGAGCGTGAGTTCAGAGCTGAAGTTGAAATCATTAGTCGTATACATCATCGACATTTGGTTTCACTTGTAGGTTATTGCATTTATGAGAACAGAAGGCTCCTTGTCTATGACTATGTCGCCAATGACACCCTTTACTTCCATCTCCATGGTAAATGTGGAACTTTTCAgatttcaaaattcatttttggCATTTGGTAACTAAAGCTAGCTGTTAATACTTGCAATTTACATAATTACAGCACAGGGAAGGCCTGTTCTGGATTGGGCTACACGTGTTAAGATTGCTGTTGGTGCAGCCCGTGGAATAGCTTATCTGCATGAAGATTGTAATTACTGTTCTCTTCCTTACCTTATGAGCTATCCTTGTTTCCTCATTTCAGTTTTTCTCAGAATGAACAAGATAAAATGCTTTACCAAGCAACTGAGCACAATTTAGGCATCACCAATCTGTGTTGAGAAATTACTAAAATATATTCAACAATCTTGAGCAGCAAGTATGCAAACACAAGTAATGAAATACTTTCTCCTTATGACATAGTTGAAGTGCTACTCACTAATGAATTCTATCCTATAAGAAATATATTGGATATACTTGGGAAGGTGACTGTTATAGTTTGGTATGTGCTCAGTCACAAATGAATTctataaagggcagcccggtgcactaaagctcccgctatgcgcggggtccggggaagggcctgaccacaagggtctattgtacgcagccttgccttgcatttctgccagaggctgtttccaaggcttgaacccgtgacctcctggtcacaaaTGAATTCTATCTTATAAGAAATATATTGAACATACTTGGAAAAGTTACTGTAATGGTGTGATATACAAtacatatttcttttctttttttcttgttgtTTGACCTATTATTGGCCTTCAGCTAACTAAGTATTGCTGAAAGACatggaattttcccaaaattcaGTCTTTGAAGcgaaattattctttttatcaatCTTTTAAGTATAGATTTCTAATATGATATTCAATTCTTGCTTCTTTTGATTTGTTCATTTCTATTGGTTGTGATGGCAGGCTGTCCTCGCGTCATCCACAGAGATATTAAGTCGTCTAACATTCTTTTGGATAACAACTTTGATGCTCGGGTATGTCTAATTCCTCAAACCCCTTATTTACATTGTTTTTTCTTGAAGACTGTCTTTAAAATTGATTCACTTTTCAGGTTGCTGATTTTGGATTAGCTAAATTAGCTCAGGATGCAAAGAGTCACGTTACGACACGTGTTATGGGTACGTTTGGGTAGGTTTCTCTTCCACTATTGACATCACATAGAGCATAAGGAAATTTACTGACATCTTCTTAATTTTGGGTAGGTTTCTCTTCCACTATTGACATCACATAGAGCATAAGGAAATTTACTGACATCTTCTTAATTACCCATGTTTACTCTAATTTCTTTGTTTGGATTTAGATACATGGCCCCTGAATATGCATCCAGTGGAAGGCTGAGTGAAAAATCCGATGTATATTCCTTTGGAGTTGTGCTTCTGGAGCTAATTACTGGACGGAAGTCTGTGGATGCATCTCAGCCTTTGGGGGAGGAAAGTCTAGTTGAGTGGGTATGTTTGTAGCCGACCTATCTCTCTTTTCCTCTTAAGTCCATAGTGGTGTGAGATCTCTTTCATTTACATTTTTACACCACCTATGAGAAATTGAATCAGAGTATTGTAGTTCCTCGTCATTTTTCCCACTTCATGAATTTGATAGTTGATGTTTGATAAAAACACCATAAGTACTCCACAGTAGGCCTCTAGTTGCAGCTCTAAGAGAGTTCCGTTTTTCCTTGGATTGACCACACCAATGTCTTGAGTATGAGATTGATGTGCTACAAGTTCTGAAAAATTGAGACCTATTCATAAAGGCTTTGTATAATTGACTAACACGGACCAAATCATGTATCATGGATTGAGATATCAGGTCAATTTTAATTTGTCAAGGCAAAACTTAAAGCAGGTACCAAATGCAAGTACCTGAAGTTCTAGACTGCTCTAATATCCCTTGTTATTATAAGAGAGCAAGAAAATGTGGAAGTTTGATTGAAGTTTTTACGTATCTGTTGCTGGAACTTCATCTGGAGCTACATGACATAATGGGAGAGAGAATATTTGCTTAGTTGTTTGGGCGCTAATAAAACTAGATAGATAGGTGCTTACATGCTTTAGAAAAATCTCCATAACTTTTTTAAGTATTCGTTTAACTCAAATACATTAGTTGTTATTTTGCATACTTGAATTTACGTTTTGAATATCAACCTTATCCTTGCATATGCACATTGCTATTGATCTGTTCTAAATCCTTTtgatttatgtattattttgaaatactTTGAATTGAATCATTTCAGTCTTGTATGATCGACCTTCTAACTAAACGTAACGGTATCAATGTTATAAATCTTAGTTCAGGAGAATGTTAAATCCAAACATATTTATTTGTGACCTTCAGCTTCATTAATTGTACTAACCTAGCTCTGTGTTGGTGTGGGCATCTGTAGATAAAGTAGATGTGATATAACTGCTGCTAATTAcgttcatttaattattttccaaTCAACTATATGGTGTGTTTAAGCTATGCTGCTCGGACTCTTTAGTAATGTCGATGGTTGCGTGTCGGGTCCTCTAAAAATAGTGTGTTGTTTGATGATCCGACACGGGTGCggcaacatttttggagagtctgagcaacatagTGTTTAAGAACTGTGTAATTTGTGTAGCTCCTGGACACGATTAGTTTGATGACTGATCAAAAGACTCTCTCTATCTTGAAAATAATACGATAACTAACAGGCATGTTGTGAATTAATCTCGTAACTGTAATTCACCACTGAATAACAATTGTTTGTTTCATTGCTATATATTATGAGGACTTGCCTATGGCCTATGACACCAAAAGAGCATGTAAAGTCCTGTTATAGAAAAATTCTTAAACAATATAGGGTGTTTTCGGTAGAAAGGGGAGTGTcccttgaaaaatattttctaggaaAATAAGTGGGTATGttacttattttcttgtgttcggtatgtaagaaaaaaatatgaatggGAGTAAGGGTGGGGGTGGTGGGGATGGAGGCTGTGGGAGTGGGGGGTGAAGATGAGGTATGTTGGAACTTGTTTTCCCTactttttcctcatttttaaggAGCTTGTtttcttaaagaaaatattttccaagaattttAACCAACTGAACATTGGaatattggaaaatattttcctccatacgAAACCCACCCATACTTTCTATCTATTAGAGCAACCAAATAGATATACTGGTTTACATAGTTCAGTCCTTTAAGTAATTATATTTGAAGAGTAATTTTCAAGGCTCAAGAGAGGA
This window encodes:
- the LOC129887591 gene encoding proline-rich receptor-like protein kinase PERK9; translation: MSIVSPSPSSSTTFAAPPTALNSPAPISQPNENSSTIASPQSAPPIAPLPQSPPPPTDITLPPPASSPQQQPPTFTPTPPAESAPPIISPPPTPSGPPASSLTPPPSSSPPASSPEPPSSSTPSRPPPLPPQPEPTRPASSPPPPSTRPPALSPPHSSTLPPALSPPHSSTLPPALSPPPPVQNPRTSPAPRSPGNPSPEPPKRSSPSPPSSKPPVNAPPAKPPRNTPDSPALVPPKKSPPSPAALPPSNSASLPKPTVQSSSPQSSNGAQPSLTTPSRSFPSGDTPTSSNSSAVKSKDTGNGGIGTGGSIAIGIILVFLLFGIIGAAGWCIWKRKKKGSGLSGGYILPATLVSSPKSGTASLKVQESTPEIGNGAGSDIENAPGNTGGLGHSKPWFTYQELLEATNRFSEHNLLGEGGFGSVYKGCLANGRDVAVKKLNINGSQGEREFRAEVEIISRIHHRHLVSLVGYCIYENRRLLVYDYVANDTLYFHLHAQGRPVLDWATRVKIAVGAARGIAYLHEDCCPRVIHRDIKSSNILLDNNFDARVADFGLAKLAQDAKSHVTTRVMGTFGYMAPEYASSGRLSEKSDVYSFGVVLLELITGRKSVDASQPLGEESLVEWARPLLGHALEKEEFDQLADPRLGKNYVDSEMFRMIEIAAACVRHSAAKRPGMGQIMRAFDSMLMSDLTNGMKVGESSIYNSAEQSAQIRLFRRMAFPSQDRSSGFSSQDTNYSRELSEHV